A window of the Phragmites australis chromosome 20, lpPhrAust1.1, whole genome shotgun sequence genome harbors these coding sequences:
- the LOC133902531 gene encoding RING-H2 finger protein ATL48-like produces the protein MEKSNGGSAPPPPLPPPPLHMEDFPLEGKKPVKNPFVPIGALVTAGVLTAGLISFRYGNSQLGQKLMRARVIAQGATVALMMGSAYYYGDQIKLFKKGSSP, from the exons ATGGAGAAGAGCAATGGAGGcagcgccccgccgccgccgctgccgccgccgccgctccacatGGAAGATTTTCCGCTGGAGGGAAAGAAGCCCGTCAAGAACCCCTTCGTCCCCATCG GTGCATTGGTCACCGCTGGCGTTCTGACCGCTGGTCTGATCAGTTTCCGATATGGGAACTCTCAACTGGGCCAGAAACTGATGAGGGCACGTGTGATTGCTCAAGGCGCAACAGTTGCTCTGATGATGGGCAGTGCTTACTACTATGGTGACCAAATCAAGCTGTTCAAGAAAGGGTCTAGCCCATGA